The genome window TCGCCGGCTTCTTCGTCAAGTGGCACCTGATGTCCTGTCTGGCGGGGGTTCCCGTGGACGCGCGGCAATCGCTGCGCCTCTTCTCGACGCTGTACCTGGTCGGAACCTTCACGCCGGGCCGGGCGGGCGAACTCGTCGTGCCCATGCTGATGCGCGGCGGGGGCCCATTGACCGGCGTTGCCCTCGTCAACCGGGTGCTCGAGAGCCTCTGGACCGTCTTCGCCGCCGTCCTCGCCGCGTGGCTTATTTTTCGCGGCGACCCGAGGAGCGGTCGGCTCTGGTTTCTGCTGATCGTTCTGGCGGCCTTTGTCGCCGTCGCGGTGATTCTGAGCCGGCGGCGTCTGACGGCCAGCTTGGTGGGCCTCGTGCGGGCGTGTCTGGCGCCGTTTCGCCGATGGGCCCCCGTCGCCTGGCTCCTGCGCCTCGAGGAAAAGCACGCCCACGGCCTCGAGCAGTTTTACGACGCCAACGAGCGGATCCTCTGCCCAGGGCCCGTCCTCCTCTTCAGCGCCCTGCTCGTGAGCATCTGGGTGATGATGATCGGGGCCAACTGGCTGCTGGTGTGCGCCGTGGTCCCGCCGGGCGAGAAAGAGATCACTTTCCTCGTCGTCTTCACGGTGATGGTGGTGGGAGCGGCAGCGATGTTTCTGTCGCCCATTCCGGGAGGGGTGGGGTTAAGCGAGTTCACGTCCGTGGCGCTGTTCGGCTATCTGGGGTACCCGCAGCCGGAGTTTGTGTCGTTTCTGCTGCTGTCGCGGTTGATTCTGTACGCGGCGGTGGGGCTGCTTTATCTCGTCGGCCAAGTCGCCGGTCGGCCGTTGCCCGAGGCGGCTGCCGCTCTCCCGTCCGACGGCGGCCCCTAGTCGCCGCGCCCTTTCACCAGCCGCAGCAGCGCTCCGCCCACCCGCGTCCGCACCGCCCGGTAGGCCGCATCGAACAGCCGGCACCGCCAGCGCGACAGGTCCCGCTCGTAGAAATAGAACGGGTACTGCGTCGCGCCCCATTTGGCCTTGAACTCTATCAGCGGAGCATCGTCGCGCGAGGAGGTCATAAGGTCGAAGACCTCGCAACCGCGCGCGAGCGCCCGCCGCATCGCCTCCCAGACCACCGCATCGTTCGGGCAGAGGCTGCGGTGCGTGCCGCTCGAGGCGCCCAGAAAATAGAAGCACCGGGCGCCGCTGTAGAACGTGACCATGCCTGCCACGGGCTCGCCCTCGTACCGCGCCAGGAGCATCTCGCCCAGGCCGCGCGAGACCAACAGGTCCCACACCTTCTCGATCATCGCGCGGCGCCACGTGACGACGGTGCGGTTGCGGGCCATCGTGTCGCAGTACATGTGGAAGAGTTCGTCGCGTGCCTCCGGCGTGTCGGCCGACTCGATTGCCACGCCGCGCCGCTCTCCCAGCCGAACGTCGCGCCGGACGCGGCTCTTGAAATCCTTCCACACCTGGTCTTCCGTCCGCCCGTCGAAGTGCAGGATGTGCAGGACGTGCTCCTGGACGTCGTACCCCTCCGGCTCAAAAGGCGGGTCGTAATGGTTGCGGCTCAGGCGAATGCGATGAACGCCTTCCGCGCGGACCACCTCCGGCAGCAGGCGGAGAAAGTCGTCGAGGCGCGACATGTCGCCGGTCGCGAATCCGTAGGGCATCCCGCCGCACAATAAATCAAAGAATCCCACCCGCACGCGCGCCATCTGGTGCGCGAGGACGATCCGCCCATCGTCCTCCAGACAATAGTACGCCAGAGGATAGCCGAGCGCCGACAGCACCTCGCCCCAGACCGGCTCCTGAAAGAGGTATGTCTCGTGCCGCGACACAAAGTCCGCGACTTCGGGATCGTCCATCGCGCGTTTTCGGATGAGGCTCGCCACAGTGAAATCCTATTCGGCCGGTCGTGCGGCCGGGACCGGCGCGTCATCCCACGCCCGCTCGCCCTTCACATGCCAAAGTTCAATGCCGGGCCACTCGCCTTCGACGCGCTCCAGGAACGGGAGCGTCCGCAGCCGCTCGACGAACGACCGCGGATAGCCGAAGCCCACCACCTCGCCGCGGTCCACGTACACGCGCCGCTCGTCAATGCAGATGTGCGTCACGGCGTTGGCGCGGAGCAACCTCCGGATCCGCTCCGGGTCCGTCTCGCCCAGGAACCCCGTGATGCACCCGCGGCCCGTCTCGGGATTCTTCAGTTGGGACCACACGGCCTGGCGCCGGGTCTGGAGGATCATCACTTCGCCCGGATACAGGATTCGGTCATCCGGCGGCGTGCGGGTCCGCAGGTGCTCGAAGACAGCCCGCTGGCCGGGCGTAAGGGTCCGCTGAACCCCGACGTGCCACGCCGTCGCACCCAGGTGACCGAACGCCGCCAGCCCCACGAGGCCCAGGACCCACGGCTTCTCGCACCAGCCCCACAGGCCGCGCGCGGCCACGACCGCCACCAGCGGAATCACCGGCATCGCGTAGCGGATCTCCGTGTCGAGCGTGAACATGAGGAGAAAGATGACCAGGTAAACGCCGATGGCGATCCAGAGCCTGGCGTCGCGGCGGTCCCACGCCCGCCGCACCAGGTACAGCCCCAGGAGCACCGGCACGGCGGCACCGAC of Planctomycetota bacterium contains these proteins:
- a CDS encoding lysylphosphatidylglycerol synthase transmembrane domain-containing protein translates to MKRTSWRIVWLLMGLSLLAWVVWRADPVKAASAMLAAFGHPGLLAGAMGLFAATLAGFFVKWHLMSCLAGVPVDARQSLRLFSTLYLVGTFTPGRAGELVVPMLMRGGGPLTGVALVNRVLESLWTVFAAVLAAWLIFRGDPRSGRLWFLLIVLAAFVAVAVILSRRRLTASLVGLVRACLAPFRRWAPVAWLLRLEEKHAHGLEQFYDANERILCPGPVLLFSALLVSIWVMMIGANWLLVCAVVPPGEKEITFLVVFTVMVVGAAAMFLSPIPGGVGLSEFTSVALFGYLGYPQPEFVSFLLLSRLILYAAVGLLYLVGQVAGRPLPEAAAALPSDGGP
- a CDS encoding GNAT family N-acetyltransferase — translated: MASLIRKRAMDDPEVADFVSRHETYLFQEPVWGEVLSALGYPLAYYCLEDDGRIVLAHQMARVRVGFFDLLCGGMPYGFATGDMSRLDDFLRLLPEVVRAEGVHRIRLSRNHYDPPFEPEGYDVQEHVLHILHFDGRTEDQVWKDFKSRVRRDVRLGERRGVAIESADTPEARDELFHMYCDTMARNRTVVTWRRAMIEKVWDLLVSRGLGEMLLARYEGEPVAGMVTFYSGARCFYFLGASSGTHRSLCPNDAVVWEAMRRALARGCEVFDLMTSSRDDAPLIEFKAKWGATQYPFYFYERDLSRWRCRLFDAAYRAVRTRVGGALLRLVKGRGD